The Mercurialis annua linkage group LG2, ddMerAnnu1.2, whole genome shotgun sequence genome contains a region encoding:
- the LOC126668181 gene encoding E3 ubiquitin-protein ligase SINA-like 10 yields the protein MSDNIVRSFNLEVMDCPICCEPLIPPIIQCENGHTTCSTCSVKVKNCHSCTLPIGSMRNRAMEAVVEAVTVFCQNKIYGCTESFSYDGKTKHEKYCSFVPCSCPLPDCTVKGSSKMIYGHCKEMHADSFIPFHFGRRFGVSLNLDDRGLLLQEDTSDTVFVLNNTTSSYGNIITVFCLGPMSNGRCPYDIEIKFTESSVDRFHSSTKNFQDTNSYYRSLTGLLIDSSDRDFFPDGLVKMELCVCRSWELGLEDDI from the exons ATGTCTGATAATATAGTTCGTTCATTTAATCTTGAAGTTATGGATTGCCCCATCTGCTGCGAACCGTTAATTCCTCCAATTATTCAG tGTGAGAATGGCCACACAACTTGCAGCACATGCTCTGTGAAGGTTAAAAATTGCCATTCTTGCACTTTGCCCATAGGATCAATGAGAAATCGGGCGATGGAAGCGGTCGTGGAGGCTGTTACAGTGTTTTGCCAGAACAAAATTTATGGATGCACTGAAAGCTTCAGTTACGACGGAAAGACAAAACACGAGAAGTACTGTTCCTTCGTACCGTGTTCATGCCCGCTTCCAGACTGCACCGTCAAAGGGTCGTCCAAAATGATTTATGGTCACTGCAAAGAGATGCATGCAGATTCTTTTATACCATTTCATTTTGGACGTAGATTTGGTGTTTCTCTGAACTTGGATGATAGGGGCTTACTTCTCCAAGAGGACACATCAGACACTGTGTTTGTTCTGAACAACACAACGTCTTCTTAtgggaatattataactgtcttTTGTCTGGGACCAATGTCAAACGGACGCTGCCCTTATGACATCGAAATAAAATTTACTGAATCCTCCGTTGACAGGTTTCATTCTTCTACGAAGAATTTTCAAGACACCAACAGTTACTACCGTTCGTTGACAGGGTTACTTATTGATAGCAGTGATCGTGATTTTTTTCCTGACGGGTTGGTAAAGATGGAGCTTTGTGTATGTCGATCATGGGAGCTTGGTTTGGAGGATGACATTTAA
- the LOC126669946 gene encoding uncharacterized protein LOC126669946, translating to MGSKKTTKLGKEEREGKKRKATSEERFFEVFEIILNYNGDFEWFGYFNEDVAVRKFHIEDIGLNSLDKWLLELKVQGLLMYYWRRAGMYTEELIPMENDDHVMDMALAGAQDGSVDVYVRKLSCDDVCNLRPVFGQTLFELKELEDGDDALELQAVAEAEPVQVLQIEGPGEPVEVLQIESPGEPVEVLQSEVVDEPEVVDEPLEKQQSGGSD from the exons ATGGGATCCAAAAAAACGACGAAATtgggaaaagaagaaagagaagggAAGAAACGAAAAG CTACTAGTGAAGAACGTTTTTTTGAGGTCTTTGAAATTATTCTTAACTACAATGGAGACtttgaatggtttggttattttaatgAGGATGTGGCTGTCAGAAAATTTCATATTGAGGATATAGGATTAAATAGTCTAGATAAGTGGTTACTTGAATTGAAGGTTCAGGGATTGCTAATGTATTATTGGAGGCGGGCTGGCATGTATACTGAAGAATTAATTCCTATGGAAAACGATGACCATGTCATGGACATGGCACTGGCTGGGGCACAAGATGGTAGTGTTGATGTGTATGTTAGGAAGTTAAGCTGTGATGACGTGTGCAACCTAAGGCCTGTATTTGGACAAACATTATTTGAGTTGAAAGAACTTGAAGATGGGGATGATGCATTGGAGCTGCAGGCTGTTGCTGAGGCTGAACCAGTGCAGGTGCTGCAGATTGAAGGTCCCGGTGAACCAGTGGAGGTGCTGCAGATTGAAAGTCCTGGTGAACCAGTGGAGGTGCTGCAAAGTGAAGTTGTTGATGAACCTGAAGTTGTTGATGAACCCCTGGAGAAGCAGCAGTCTGGTGGTTCAGACTGA